A genomic segment from Agelaius phoeniceus isolate bAgePho1 chromosome 2, bAgePho1.hap1, whole genome shotgun sequence encodes:
- the NHLH2 gene encoding helix-loop-helix protein 2 has translation MMLSPDQAADSDHPSSAPSDPESLGGADAQALSCCVSDPEPAEGGGGEGRGGGGGGGEGRGGVRPGLHPPPLSREEKRRRRRATAKYRSAHATRERIRVEAFNLAFAELRKLLPTLPPDKKLSKIEILRLAICYISYLNHVLDV, from the coding sequence ATGATGCTTAGCCCGGACCAAGCTGCCGACTCCGACCACCCCTCCTCGGCGCCCTCCGACCCGGAGTCCCTGGGCGGCGCGGACGCCCAGGCGCTCAGCTGCTGCGTCTCCGACCCGGAGCCCGCcgagggcggcggcggcgagggccggggcggcggcggcggcggcggggagggCCGCGGCGGGGTCCGGCCCGGGCTGCACCCGCCGCCGCTGAGCCGGGAGGAGAAGCGCCGGCGGCGCCGCGCCACGGCCAAGTACCGCTCGGCGCACGCCACGCGTGAGCGGATCCGCGTGGAGGCCTTCAACCTGGCCTTCGCCGAGCTGCGCaagctgctgcccaccctgcccccCGACAAGAAGCTCTCCAAGATCGAGATCCTGCGCCTCGCCATCTGCTACATCTCCTATCTCAACCACGTGCTGGACGTGTAG